The nucleotide sequence GAGCTTGTTTAGCTTCCTGATTTCATCATCTCTAATCAATTGTTGATTCATAGGAAAAAGCTTCTGTTCTTCCTGCTTTCTAGTGGGCACCCCCCCATATTGGCTCACCAACCTGCCAGAAATGATACTGGCGCAGGGGGGCGCTGCATACTGATCCAACGCAGTTCGGTGAATTTCTCCAGGCCCGCCCGGACGCCGAACCGACCCCAGCCGCTGCCCTTGATCCCCCCGAAGGGGATCTTCGGCTCGTCGTGCACGGTCTGGTCGTTGATGTGCACGATCTCCGATTCGTTCCTCTCTCCGCGTTGTCTCCGCTTAATCATTGCACAGAATTTCCCAACTGGTTTGTCCTGTTTTGAGTGCCATGATTCCTCCCGTTGTTCGGGGGTATCATAGGCATTCACCAGGCCCTTGGGAATGAGGGGATCATTGCACGCTTACCTACTTGCGCATGAAAAACAGTGGCCCAGTCATGCAAGAAGAGTGAACTTACAGAAAATATGTCGCTCTGTCGGGGATCAATGCACGCTTACTCTTCATCACCGTAATATTGAAAGTCGAAAGTACACTCGAGATTCAGATCGGCTAGATTACGCATTTGCTTTGGCCAAAGCGTCGGACCGCCTCCTCCGAATTGAGACCACCAGATGCAATGTACAAGCATTTCGACCCCTCTTTCTGCCTGAAGCAATTTTATGGCTTCAGTACGTGGTTCCAATCTTTCATATATCCAATCCAGGTGGCGTCTCAGATCTTTCGATATGACAAATGTTTCGGAAGACAAAAACCAACAGTTAACTTTGTCAATCCGAACACGTCCCGTCATAATGCCATAATGCTTCTCCCCAGCAATTACCTCTTCCGTTGGTTTAATTCCCATTATCTCGGTCACTTCCGAGGGTTTCATTTTACCTGAGTAGATACGCAATTCTGCGCATGTCCGTTCACAGGATTCATCCGAATCATCGATTGGGTGTAAAAAAAGGAAATTATCTGTTTTGTTATCAATCATCGCAGATAATGTACAATATTACCAGGTTCGCAAAATCCAACTGTTTATGACACGGTAGTACTAGAAAGGATACTGGCGCGGGGAGCGCTGCATGCTGATCCAGCGCAGCTCGGTGAATTCCTCCAGGCCCGCGCGGCCGCCGAACCGGCCCCAGCCGCTGTCCTTGATCCCCCCGAAGGGGACCTGCGGCTCGTCGTGCACGGTCTGGTCGTTGATGTGCACGATCCCCGATTCGATCCGCTCGGCGATGGCCAGCCCCCGGTTGAAATCGCGCGTGATCACCGAGGCGGAGAGCCCGTAGCGGGTTTCGTTCGCCACGGCGATCGCCTGCTCGACGTCGTCCACCTCGATGATGGACACCACCGGGCCGAAGGTCTCCTCGCAGCTGAAGGGGGTGCCGGGCCGGGCTCCCGCGACCACGGTCGGGAGGTAGCAGGGGCCCTCGGCCCTGCCTCCGCACAGGATCCGCGCGCCGTCCCTGACGGCGCCCGCCACGCTCTTCTGGATGTCCTCGAGCTGGCCCCGGTTGATGATCGGCCCGATGACGGTTTCCGGGTCGCGGGGGTTCCCCACCTTGAGGCCCGACACCCGCTTGACGAACTGCTCGGTGAAGCGGGCGGCCACCGGGCGCTCGATCAGGATGCGGCGCGTGGACATGCAGATCTGCCCCTGGTGGAGGAAGGCGCCGAAGGTGGCGGCGCGCACGGCGTGATCGATGTCGGCGTCGGCGAGGATGATCATGGGGTTCTGCCCCCCCAGTTCCAGGGCCACGCGCTTGAGGTGGCGCCCCGCCTTCTCGGCCAGCTGGCGCCCGACGGAGGAGGAACCGGTCATGGAGATGCGGCGCACGATCGGGTTCTCGATGAACTCGTCCCCGATTTCGCCGCTCCGGCCGGGACCGTTGGTGACGACGTTCAGGACCCCTTTGGGAAAGCCGGCCTGGTGGAACACCTCGGCGATCAGGACGCCGCCGGCGGCCGAGGACTCGGTCGAGGGCTTGAGCACCGCCGTGTTGCCGTACGCGATGGGCATGCAGATCGAGCGCAGCGACAGGATCAGCGGCGCGTTCCAGGGCCCGATGCCGGCCACCACCCCCACCGGCTGGCGCAGGGTCATGTGAAAGGCGCCGGGGAGGTCGGAGGGGAGGATTTCCCCGGCGGACTGGTGCACCTGGGAAGCGGCCTCCCGCAGCAACCCGGGGGTGAAGCCCGCCTGGAACATGGCAAAACCGGAGGCGCAGCCCGTCTCCTCCGCGAGAATGGCCACGACTTCGTCCCTCTTCTGCTCCAGGATATCGCCGGCCTTGAGGAAGAGGCGCCGGCGCTCGGAGGGGAGGGTGCGGGACCAGGCCGGGAACGCGGCCGCGGCGGCGGCCACCGCGCGGGCGGCGTCGGCCCGCTTGCCCGAGGCCACGCGGGCGAAAACCTCCCCGGTGAAGGGATTGAAGTCCTCGTAGAACTCGCCGTCGGCCGCCTCGCTCCACGCCCCGTCGATGTACATCCGGTATTCCCTGACCATGGCCCCCTCCTTGGTTGAATGCCTCCCCCCATCATAATCCGGCCGGGGCGATTTTCCACCGGCTATCGAGCGGCGCGCGCCTTTTCCAGCGGGGACGGGCCGCCGCTGCTACTGCAGCAACCGGCGGTAGACCGCCTCGTCGCCGGCCGTGAACACGTCGAAGACCACCCGGGCGACCCCGCACCCCCGGTCGAGGGTCTCCCGGACCGTGCGCACGGCGATCCCGGCGGCCTCCTCCCGCGGGAAGCGGAAGACCCCGGTGGAGATCGCGCAGAAGGCAACGGCGCGGCAGCCGTTCTCTTCGGCCAGCCTAAGACAGCGGGAGTAGCAGGAAGCGAGCAGCTCCCGGTCGCGCTCCGACACCCGCGCGTGGATGATGGGCCCCACCGTGTGGAGCACGTATCGCGCCGGGAGGTTGTAGCCGGGGGTGATCTCGGCCCGCCCGGTCGGTTCCGGGTGCCCCTGCCGCTCCATGATCTCGTGGCACCGCAGCCGCAACTGCACCCCGGCCCAGGTGTGGATGCAGTTGTCGATGCAGTCGTGGCACGGCTCCCAGCACCCTTCCATCCGGCTGTTGGCGGCGTTGACGATGGCGTCTATCCGCAGCGTGGTGATGTCCCCCCGCCACAGGACCAGGCGCGGGTCGGCCGTCGCCGGCAGGGCGTCGGCGTCGACCACCCCCCGCCGGGCCGTCTCCGCCTGCAGGTACTCGTCCTGCACCCGGAGGAATTCCTCGCCAGCCGGGCGGGCGGGGCGGACGTTCATGAGGGAGCGGAGCAGCCGCCACCGTTCCTCCCCTCCCTGCGGAACCGCCACGCCGCGGTACCGGTCGTCTTCCGCCAGCAGCGCCTCGATCAGGGTCCGCAGCCTCTCCTCCTGGGTCATGCCCCCTCCCCGGCCGCCACGCCCGCCGGCGCGCCCGCCGGTGCGCCTTCCGCCTTCGCGAACCGGACGTGCAGCCGTTCGATCACCTCGCCGGCGTCCCACGGCATCGGGGTCGCCCGCCCCGCGAGTTCGGCCGGGACCATGGCGAAGCCCCCGTGGCCGGGCCACTCCCGGTACTCCCGGTTGACGCGGAAGAGGTGGGCCCGCCCGTGCAGGTGCGCCAACCGCTCGAAGGGCCAGCGGATGACCCCCGGGGTGTTGAACCCCACCCCAAGTTCGAGGATGCAGAGGCGTCCGCCCGCGGTCCCCTCGATCCACTCCTCGTAGCGCCCCCGCTCCTCCCGGTACCCATCGAAGGAGCGGAACGCCGTCGCGAGCGACGCCCCGCACGAGGGGCAGCGGGGGATGGCGCTCTCATCGGAAATCGTGAAGGTCTCCGGGTCGATGAGCGGGAGGAGCCGGTCGATGACGGGCTCGACGGCCCAGGTCTCCCGCGTGCAGCCGGCCGTGCAGCGGAGCCGGTCGTAGCTCCCCTGGGCCTCGAACACCCGCTCCATGGGGAAGCCGGTGCGCAAAAGCTGCCGGTCGCAGTTGGAGGTGACGACGAAAAAATCCCGCCCCGCAAGGAGCGCGAGGAGTTTCCGGTAGAGTTCGGCCGGGGGGAAGACGTGGCGCACGAAATGGATATGCCGGACGAGGTAGGCCCACTCCCTCGCCTCGGGCCACCCTTCCTTCTCCCGCTCGAACAGCTGGTAGGGGTAGTGGTAGCCCCGGGCCGCCATCTCGGGCTGAAACCGCCGGAAGAGGTCCTCGTCGAGGTAGCTGAGCCCGGCGGCGGCCGAAAGCCCGGCCCCCGCGCCGACGAGGACCCGGTCGGAATTCTCGAGCCACTCCCCCAGGGCGTCGACCGCTTCCGCCAGCCCTCCGCTCCCGGCCTTCGCGTATATCCACTCACTCTCACGCATCCGGACCTCCCCGCAAACCTTTCCATATTACCCATCGGGGGGGAGGGCGTAAAGGGCGCTCCGGCCCCGGGGCCGGGCCCGATTTTGGACCGGGCGCCGTCCGAACCGGTGTAAAATCGAAGGAAGGAAACGGAGGGGGACATGCTGGACATTGAGGGGAAGGGGGCCTTCGTCACGGGGGGCGCCAGCGGGATCGGGCTCGGGATCGCCGAAGCGATGGTCGACGCCGGCATGAAGGTGGTGATCGCCGACATGCAGGAGGACTACCTCGGGGAGGCCCTCCGGGGCTTCCGGCAGCGGGGGCGCGGAGAGAGCGTGCACGGGCTGCTCCTCGACGTGACCGACCGCGCGGCTTTCGAGCAGGCGGCCGACGAGGCGGAGGGGGTGTTCGGCAAAATTCACGTGCTCTCTGCCAACGCCGGCGTCGGCATCCTCGGCCCGGTCGGGGACGCGAAATACGGCGACTGGGACTGGGCCCTGGGAGTGATGGTCGGCGGCGTCGTCAACGCCCTCCAGGTTTTCCTCCCCCGCATCCTGCGCCACGGCGAGGGGGGGCACATCGTCGCCACCTCCTCCATGTCGGGGGTGCTCCCGCTGCCGGGCACCGCCATCTACTCGACGGCCAAGGGGGCGGTCGTGGCCCTGTGCGAGGCGCTGCGGGGGGAACTGGCCCCGGACAAGATCGGAATATCCGCCTTCTGCCCCGGGCCGGTGGCCACCCGGATCAGCCGGACCGGGCGTCTCCGGCCGGAAAAGTACCGGAAGGAGAGCGGCTACGCCGAAATGGAGCGCCGGATCGAGAACCGCCCCGCCTTCCGGAGCGAGATGAGCCCCGGGGAGTGCGGCCGGAGGGTGCTCGACGGCATCCGGCGCAACGATCTGTACATCTTCACCCACCGGGAATTCCGGGAAGGGGTCGCGGAAAAAATGGAGGCCATGCTCGCCTCCTTCCCGGACGAGCCGGTCGACGGCGCACGGGCGAAGGAATTCGCCTTTCTGACCTCCAATCCCATATACCGGGAGATCCTCGAAAGGAAGGGGCGCGCATGAAGAACGTGGAAGGGAAGGTGGCCTTCATCACCGGCGGGGCGAGCGGCGCCGGCCTGGGGATGGCCCGGGTGTTTCTGAAAAACGGGATCCGGGTCGCGATCGCCGACATCCGCCGGGACAGCCTCGACCGCGCCATGGCCGGGTTCGAGCGGGGGGCGGAAGTGCACCCGATCCTGCTCGACGTGGCCGACCGCGAGGCGATGGCGCGCGCGGCCGACGAGACCGAACGGGTGTTCGGCCGGGTGCACATCGTGTGCAACAACGCCGGGATCAACCTCTTCGTCCCGATCGAGGAGTGCACCTACAACGACTGGGACTGGGTCATGGGGGTCGATTTCGGCGGGGTGGTCAACGGCGTCCAGACCTTCGTCCCCCGCATCCGGCGGCACGGCGAAGGGGGCCACATCGTCAACACCGCCTCGATGGCCGCCTTCCTGCCGAGCCCGCTGGCGGGGGCGTACACGGCCGCCAAGTTCGCCGTGCGCGGCCTGAGCGAGGCGCTCCGGCTGAGCCTCTACCACCACAACATCGGCGTCTCGGTCTTCTGCCCCGGGCTGATCAACAGCGCGATCTACGAAAGCGAAAAGATGCGGCCCGATGCGCTCCCCTCGCCCGAAAACACCGAGCGCAACCGCCGCTTCATGGACCGGCTCCCCGAAATCCACCGGTTCGGGATGGACCCGGAGGAGGTGGGGGAAAAGGTCCTGGCCGGAATCCGCGCCAACGACCTCTACATCTTCAGCCACCCCGAATTCCGGGACGAACTGAGGGAGATGTTCGACCGGACGCTCGCGGCCGTCCCCGCGGGGGAGGTCCCGGCCGAGCGCCTGGCGTTCGAGCAGGGGCGGCGCGAGGGGCTCGAAAAGGACAGGAAAGGGGCCGACGCGATCGGCTGACAGGGAGAAACGTACGATGACGACACGGAAACGGATGGTGGTGCTGAACCCGGAAGGCCCCCTGGTCCCGGTGACCGAAGGTTCGGGGGCGGGCGTTCCCCGCTGGGAGATGGCGGCGCGCCCCGAAAGCCTCGACGGCAAAACGGTGTACCTCGTCAACCAGGGCTTCGGGGGGAGCGATCGCTTCATGGAGCAGCTGCAGGCGTGGTTCGCCCGGCACATGCCGACGGTCCGGACCGTGGTGAAGCGCAAGACGGGCTTCATCTTCCGGGACGACACCCGCGACCTGTGGAAGGAGATCAAGGAAAAGGGGGACGCCGTCGTCTTCGGGGTCGCGGGTTGACCCGGCTGCGTCACGGCGGTCGCCGGATGTTGCCGCACCCTCGAGCTGAAATACGGGATCCCCACCGCGCCGGTTTCGACCATCGCCTTTGAACGCATGGAGCGGGAAGACCGCGAGTTTCACGGGGTCCCCCTGCGCTTCGTCTTCACGCCCCACCCCGTGGTCTCGATGCCCCCCGCGGTCCTCGCCCGCTACATCGAGGGGAACGACCCGGCCACCGGGCGTCCGGTGATCGCGGAGATCCTCGAGGCCCTCACCCGCCCCTATTCCGAAGAGGAGAGCCGCAACCACGCCGTCGTGCGCCCCGTCCCGGAGCACCGGCGCCTGCTCGAGCCGGACACGGAGGAAAACCTCGAGCGCCTGTTCACCGAGCGCGGGTGGAGCGACGGGCTCCCCGTCGTGCTGCCGACCGAGGAGCGGGTGGCGCGCATGCTCGCCGGCACCGGCCAGAGGCCCGACAAGCTGGCGGGGAAGGCGCTGCTCGTCGACACGCAGGAAACCCTGAGGGTCTCGGTCGAGGCGGTCGCCGTCGCCGCGGTGATGGCCGGGGCGGGGCCGGAGCACCTCCCGGTGCTGCTGGCCGTCGCCTCGGCGGGGCAGCCGGCGATCCAGCCCTCGACCCTCCCCTTCGCCAGCGCGCTCCTGGTCAACGGCCCGATCCGGGGCGAGATCGGGATGAATTCAGGGATGGGGGCCCTGGGACCCTACAGCCGGGCCAACGCCGTCATCGGGCGCGCCTGGACCCTGATGAGCATCCTGTGGGGATACGCCCGGCCCCGCCGCACCTTCTGGACCTCCCAGGGGAACAACTATTCCTACAACAACCTCTGCATGGCCGAAAACGAGGAGCGGAGCGTCTGGGAGCCGTTTCACGTCACGAAGGGGCACGGCGCCGGCGAGAGCGTCGTCAGCCTCTTCCGGGGGTGGAACCTGATCAACAGCATGGGGGCCGCGGCCCGGCGCTCCTGGGGGGAGGAGGTCCGGATCCAGATGCAGGCGCTCCCCGCCCTCTATTCCGCCGCCACCCTGATCCTGGACCCGCTCACGGCGCGCCACCTCCGGGAGAACGAGGGGTTCGCAAGCAAGGCCGACGCGAGCCGCTGGATTTCCGAAAACGTGACCCTTCCCGCGGGCCGCTTCTGGGGCAACGACATCATCGACATGCTGGTGACGCCGCTGGCCCTGGCCGGGGTGAAGCCCTACGCCGACTGGAAGCGGCTGCCGGAGGACGCCCCCATCGCCCCCTACCACCGGCCGGACAAGGTGAACCTCCTGGTCGTGGGGGGGGAGACGAGCCCGTTGTGGAAGATTTCCGATTTCGACCATGTCGCCACCGTCTCCGTCGATCGGTGGCGTCCCGGCGCGCCCGCACCCCGGGGCGGGGAGGAAGGCGCGGACGGGGGGCGCGGCGCCTACGAGGGCACACGGGAGTGAAATGATCGGCCTCGTCAGCAGCCCGGACACCCGGCAGAAGCTCGAGATCCTGAGCGCGGACGCCCAGTACGACCTGGCGTGCGCCTGCGGCACCGGCAAGGACGACCGCCGGCGGCGAGGGTCCGGGGACGGCTGGATCTATCCCGTGACCCTCGCCGGCGGGGGCACGAGCGTCCTGTTCAAGACCCTGGTCTCGAACGTCTGCGCCAACGACTGCCTCTACTGCCCGCTGCGGGCGGACCAGGACGTGCGCCGCTGCGCCCTCACCGGGGAGGAGACCGTCCGGGCCTTCCTCGATTACTACACGCGCGGCAGGGTGTTCGGCCTCTTTCTCACCTCGGGGGTGCCGGGAACGCCCGACGCCGCCATGGAGCAGCTGATCCGCGTCGCCCGCATCCTGCGCACCCGGCACGGCTTCAGGGGCTACATCCACCTCAAGATCATCCCGGGCGCCAGCGCCGCCGCCGTCGAGGAGGCGGTTTCCCTCTCGACCGCGGTCTCGCTCAACATCGAGACCCCCGGGGCGCGCCACCTCGCCCGCCTCTCCCGGCGCAAGGACTTCCTGCACGACATCGTGGAGCCGATCAAGCTGGTCAGCCGCCTGACGGCCCCCGGCGCGCGCTACGAGCGGGTGAAGCAGACCACCCAGTTCGTGGTGGGGGCGGCGGAGGAGACCGACGCCGAGATCGTGCGCTACATGGGGGGGCTCTACGACCGGCTCCGGCTCCAGCGCGTCTACTTCAGCGCCTACCAGAAGGGGCCGGGGGACTCCGCGCCGGCGGGGGAGGGCGCACGGACCGGCCGGGACGCCCTGGCCCGGGAACACCGCCTCTACCAGGTCGATTTCCTGATGCGGCGGTACGGGTTCGCCGCCGCGGAGATCGGCTTCGACCCCTCCGGCAACCTCCCGCTGGAACTCGACCCGAAGGAGGAGTGGGCGCGGAGGCACCCGGAGTTCTTCCCGCTGGACATCAACCGCGCTCCCGCGCGCGACCTGCTGCGGGTCCCGGGGCTGGGGGAGGTCACCGTGCGCCGGATCGTGGAGCGGCGCAAGGGCTCGAGGATCCGGGCCCTCGACGAGGTGGCCCGTCCCACGGCGTGGATCCGGAAGGCGGGAGGATACCTCAGAGCCTAGCGCTTCGCTCCCATGGCGCCCTGGGCTCGCTACGGTTTGTGTCCGCCCGGAACAGCCCCTGCCGGAGCCATCGAGGATTTCCTGCAGATCCCGCGACATCGGGCGAAAATATGCGTCCTTTTCGCCCGATGTCGGGGGCCCCGTCAGGCCTTTTTTCCCCTGACCTTCGGTGGGAAGTAGTCCC is from Acidobacteriota bacterium and encodes:
- a CDS encoding radical SAM protein — encoded protein: MIGLVSSPDTRQKLEILSADAQYDLACACGTGKDDRRRRGSGDGWIYPVTLAGGGTSVLFKTLVSNVCANDCLYCPLRADQDVRRCALTGEETVRAFLDYYTRGRVFGLFLTSGVPGTPDAAMEQLIRVARILRTRHGFRGYIHLKIIPGASAAAVEEAVSLSTAVSLNIETPGARHLARLSRRKDFLHDIVEPIKLVSRLTAPGARYERVKQTTQFVVGAAEETDAEIVRYMGGLYDRLRLQRVYFSAYQKGPGDSAPAGEGARTGRDALAREHRLYQVDFLMRRYGFAAAEIGFDPSGNLPLELDPKEEWARRHPEFFPLDINRAPARDLLRVPGLGEVTVRRIVERRKGSRIRALDEVARPTAWIRKAGGYLRA
- a CDS encoding NAD-dependent protein deacetylase of SIR2 family codes for the protein MRESEWIYAKAGSGGLAEAVDALGEWLENSDRVLVGAGAGLSAAAGLSYLDEDLFRRFQPEMAARGYHYPYQLFEREKEGWPEAREWAYLVRHIHFVRHVFPPAELYRKLLALLAGRDFFVVTSNCDRQLLRTGFPMERVFEAQGSYDRLRCTAGCTRETWAVEPVIDRLLPLIDPETFTISDESAIPRCPSCGASLATAFRSFDGYREERGRYEEWIEGTAGGRLCILELGVGFNTPGVIRWPFERLAHLHGRAHLFRVNREYREWPGHGGFAMVPAELAGRATPMPWDAGEVIERLHVRFAKAEGAPAGAPAGVAAGEGA
- a CDS encoding protein-ADP-ribose hydrolase, coding for MTQEERLRTLIEALLAEDDRYRGVAVPQGGEERWRLLRSLMNVRPARPAGEEFLRVQDEYLQAETARRGVVDADALPATADPRLVLWRGDITTLRIDAIVNAANSRMEGCWEPCHDCIDNCIHTWAGVQLRLRCHEIMERQGHPEPTGRAEITPGYNLPARYVLHTVGPIIHARVSERDRELLASCYSRCLRLAEENGCRAVAFCAISTGVFRFPREEAAGIAVRTVRETLDRGCGVARVVFDVFTAGDEAVYRRLLQ
- a CDS encoding aldehyde dehydrogenase family protein, translating into MVREYRMYIDGAWSEAADGEFYEDFNPFTGEVFARVASGKRADAARAVAAAAAAFPAWSRTLPSERRRLFLKAGDILEQKRDEVVAILAEETGCASGFAMFQAGFTPGLLREAASQVHQSAGEILPSDLPGAFHMTLRQPVGVVAGIGPWNAPLILSLRSICMPIAYGNTAVLKPSTESSAAGGVLIAEVFHQAGFPKGVLNVVTNGPGRSGEIGDEFIENPIVRRISMTGSSSVGRQLAEKAGRHLKRVALELGGQNPMIILADADIDHAVRAATFGAFLHQGQICMSTRRILIERPVAARFTEQFVKRVSGLKVGNPRDPETVIGPIINRGQLEDIQKSVAGAVRDGARILCGGRAEGPCYLPTVVAGARPGTPFSCEETFGPVVSIIEVDDVEQAIAVANETRYGLSASVITRDFNRGLAIAERIESGIVHINDQTVHDEPQVPFGGIKDSGWGRFGGRAGLEEFTELRWISMQRSPRQYPF
- a CDS encoding SDR family NAD(P)-dependent oxidoreductase, with translation MLDIEGKGAFVTGGASGIGLGIAEAMVDAGMKVVIADMQEDYLGEALRGFRQRGRGESVHGLLLDVTDRAAFEQAADEAEGVFGKIHVLSANAGVGILGPVGDAKYGDWDWALGVMVGGVVNALQVFLPRILRHGEGGHIVATSSMSGVLPLPGTAIYSTAKGAVVALCEALRGELAPDKIGISAFCPGPVATRISRTGRLRPEKYRKESGYAEMERRIENRPAFRSEMSPGECGRRVLDGIRRNDLYIFTHREFREGVAEKMEAMLASFPDEPVDGARAKEFAFLTSNPIYREILERKGRA
- a CDS encoding aldehyde dehydrogenase family protein; its protein translation is MIKRRQRGERNESEIVHINDQTVHDEPKIPFGGIKGSGWGRFGVRAGLEKFTELRWISMQRPPAPVSFLAGW
- a CDS encoding SDR family NAD(P)-dependent oxidoreductase, with protein sequence MKNVEGKVAFITGGASGAGLGMARVFLKNGIRVAIADIRRDSLDRAMAGFERGAEVHPILLDVADREAMARAADETERVFGRVHIVCNNAGINLFVPIEECTYNDWDWVMGVDFGGVVNGVQTFVPRIRRHGEGGHIVNTASMAAFLPSPLAGAYTAAKFAVRGLSEALRLSLYHHNIGVSVFCPGLINSAIYESEKMRPDALPSPENTERNRRFMDRLPEIHRFGMDPEEVGEKVLAGIRANDLYIFSHPEFRDELREMFDRTLAAVPAGEVPAERLAFEQGRREGLEKDRKGADAIG
- a CDS encoding DUF4279 domain-containing protein; this encodes MIDNKTDNFLFLHPIDDSDESCERTCAELRIYSGKMKPSEVTEIMGIKPTEEVIAGEKHYGIMTGRVRIDKVNCWFLSSETFVISKDLRRHLDWIYERLEPRTEAIKLLQAERGVEMLVHCIWWSQFGGGGPTLWPKQMRNLADLNLECTFDFQYYGDEE